The following proteins come from a genomic window of Plasmodium vivax chromosome 3, whole genome shotgun sequence:
- a CDS encoding 30S ribosomal protein S12, putative (encoded by transcript PVX_000640A), translated as MNPPPRGSKPFSTKNIRGRLFYKRRPKQIPKLKKKNWRSKWLEGAPQKRGICLKVRVQTPKKPNSGLKKIARVRLSTGRIVSVYIPGIGHNLNTHNIILVRGGRCKDIPGCNYKAIRGVYDLLPVKNRLRGRSKYGVKLSEEKKKHLLERYNLKHIYIKKDVEQFNKYKWFNWFSYADGEKNLRQKPLEEDEPVPINIFHFNTHYRNRKVEQSRE; from the coding sequence ATgaaccccccccccagggggtcCAAACCGTTTAGTACAAAAAACATCAGAGGGAGGTTATTCTATAAAAGGAGGCCCAAGCAAATACCcaagctgaaaaaaaaaaactggaggTCCAAATGGCTAGAAGGAGCTCCACAAAAGAGAGGAATCTGTTTGAAGGTCCGAGTGCAGACCCCTAAGAAGCCAAATtcggggttaaaaaaaatcgctcGAGTTAGATTGTCCACGGGAAGAATCGTCTCCGTGTACATCCCAGGAATAGGCCATAATTTGAATACTCACAACATCATTCTTGTGCGGGGTGGCAGATGCAAGGACATCCCAGGGTGTAATTACAAAGCTATTAGAGGGGTCTACGACCTACTGCCAGTGAAAAATAGACTGAGGGGAAGGAGCAAATATGGGGTGAAACTCTccgaggagaaaaaaaagcacctACTGGAGAGATACAACTTGAAGCACATATACATTAAGAAGGACGTGGAGcaatttaacaaatataaGTGGTTCAATTGGTTCAGTTACGCCGATGGGGAGAAGAACCTCAGGCAGAAGCCGCTCGAGGAGGACGAACCCGTCCCCATCAACATCTTCCACTTCAACACCCACTACCGGAACCGCAAGGTTGAGCAGTCCCGGGAGTAG
- a CDS encoding hypothetical protein, conserved (encoded by transcript PVX_000635A), translating into MMGDRVDHRQFDYVLPIHVDVDQINEANKTCIYVSGNVNPHVYCKNTSGRLTKLLGGGYNYQVEATPQEESQPAEAEERRATGTPKGGVTTSDRILLDKTLLGNGTNSVVATTLIGPTPNTQMFSRGIESPQFNVKIKNTQGFRNDREKTLEEIIIKNFEQIIDQAAYRFQQFHVRVQILRECSYILASIINSIILNFIYNNISMNFVVNSVNIGIVDRGKYGAYVAELASRSAARVAPPSVTTSNPGEATNPEAPATPLYADKLFYRDRQTYIPKIILDPLDEEVDRYCSSAFCFIVAPEFQKVIANIVIKNSIGMSSETFGISKWYACEVSRLLHSGIRRSYASHLRRLETCLASNYL; encoded by the coding sequence atgATGGGCGACCGCGTTGACCACCGGCAGTTCGACTACGTGCTGCCCATCCACGTCGACGTGGACCAAATAAACGAAGCGAACAAAACGTGCATATATGTCAGCGGCAATGTGAATCCCCACGTGTATTGCAAAAACACCAGTGGGAGACTGACCAAGCTGTTGGGGGGGGGTTACAATTACCAAGTGGAAGCTACCCCTCAGGAGGAGTCTCAACCAGCTGAAGCAGAGGAGCGGCGAGCAACTGGCACTCCTAAAGGTGGAGTCACCACCTCGGATAGAATCCTATTAGATAAGACTCTCCTGGGGAATGGCACAAACAGCGTAGTAGCCACCACGCTGATTGGCCCAACGCCAAACACGCAGATGTTCAGTAGGGGAATCGAATCGCCTCAATTTAatgtaaagataaaaaacaCACAAGGGTTTCGCAACGATAGAGAGAAAACCCTAGaggaaataattattaaaaacttCGAGCAGATAATAGACCAGGCAGCCTACAGATTTCAACAGTTTCATGTGCGCGTGCAGATCCTACGGGAGTGCTCATACATTTTGGCGAGCATTATAAATTCTattattcttaattttatatacaataaCATCAGCATGAATTTCGTGGTGAATTCGGTTAACATAGGGATCGTAGACAGGGGCAAGTACGGCGCCTACGTGGCGGAGCTGGCCAGCAGAAGCGCGGCGAGGGTGGCCCCCCCTTCAGTGACTACGAGCAATCCGGGGGAGGCCACCAACCCGGAGGCTCCTGCCACCCCCCTTTACGCGGACAAACTCTTCTACCGCGATCGACAGACGTACATCCCCAAAATTATCCTGGACCCCCTCGACGAGGAAGTCGACCGGTACTGCAGCAGCGCCTTCTGCTTCATCGTCGCCCCGGAATTTCAAAAGGTCATCGCTAACATAGTAATAAAGAACTCCATCGGGATGTCCTCCGAAACGTTTGGCATCTCCAAGTGGTACGCGTGCGAGGTTTCGCGGCTTTTGCACAGCGGCATCAGGCGCAGCTACGCTTCGCACTTGCGGCGGCTGGAGACCTGCCTCGCGAGCAACTACCTCTAG
- a CDS encoding phosphopantothenate--cysteine ligase, putative (encoded by transcript PVX_000630A) translates to MECLAEHPEFFAGELRPNDLSDVLKKIQSELLREEASQIILITSGGTKVPVEKVPIRHVENFSTGKRGAHMCEYFLKKNKKVIFLHRRGSFMPFECHLRCAARMDTVRVVDGHVTLNLSEEETNAVVNDAKSYEQFRQNLLCIPFESIFDYGFYLTAICDLLNEDWRGRQIGDTTPEEVKPNGASPLPHLIILSAAVSDFYIPYAELSSNKINSETNVTFSLRMQLAPKFYKLTRKYFPLLNFCMFKLEDDEQALLNKSSERIRFADILVANLLHERYNSVFIFTGRDHFFKLTASNESERIEDAICRYICEHFGMAAAGQ, encoded by the coding sequence ATGGAGTGCCTCGCGGAGCACCCGGAATTCTTCGCCGGCGAGCTGAGGCCAAACGATTTGAGCGACGTGCTGAAGAAGATACAAAGCGAACTCCTTCGAGAGGAAGCGAGCCAAATCATTTTGATCACCTCGGGGGGAACCAAAGTTCCAGTGGAGAAGGTGCCCATCAGACACGTGGAAAATTTCTCCACCGGAAAAAGGGGCGCACATATGTGTGAGTACTTcctaaagaaaaacaaaaaagtaatttttctaCATCGAAGGGGTAGCTTCATGCCATTCGAGTGCCACTTAAGATGTGCTGCTCGGATGGACACTGTCCGTGTTGTGGACGGACATGTGACGCTGAACTTGTCAGAAGAGGAAACCAACGCTGTGGTAAACGATGCAAAATcgtatgaacagttcaggcAAAATCTTCTTTGTATTCCGTTTGAATCTATTTTTGACTATGGATTTTACCTGACTGCCATTTGCGATTTGCTCAATGAGGACTGGAGGGGAAGGCAAATCGGGGATACTACCCCTGAGGAAGTGAAGCCGAAtggggcttcccccctgccACATCTCATCATCTTAAGCGCCGCGGTGAGCGATTTTTACATACCCTATGCAGAACTGAGTagcaacaaaataaacagcGAGACGAATGTAACTTTCTCCCTTCGAATGCAGCTAGCCCCCAAATTTTACAAGCTTACGAGGAAGTACTTCCCCCTACTTAACTTCTGCATGTTCAAACTGGAAGACGATGAGCAGGCACTACTAAACAAATCGAGCGAGAGAATCCGTTTCGCCGATATATTAGTCGCCAACTTGTTGCATGAGCGTTATAACTCTGTTTTTATCTTCACAGGGAGAGACCATTTCTTCAAACTTACGGCCTCGAATGAGTCCGAGCGGATTGAAGACGCCATCTGTCGCTACATTTGCGAGCACTTTGGGATGGCGGCGGCGGGCCAGTAG
- a CDS encoding hypothetical protein, conserved (encoded by transcript PVX_000625A) yields MGVPDKKQYRSSSENHSEEGSSSDDERVKRSRLLERRRRMVEKERDDMMSRRRRRDEEEEGSIDSGRRRRNRRMVNNSSEEEDDDGDDESDDSRGGRSGSGYSSRVNREHRMKQKRRMRPGESEERRCSSSSRGGWGSPMRVRRRRESPEMPSARRDMRSSERRIKGPPHRHVEMRMRGREWYESPERSYPEEWHRGRHAERHVERYTDRHADRHADRYRERRIERRRRESDDNEDDDEEEEEEEEEGRRGKRRVSDGRGSSGGSEVHRGRRYRSRSRSAHMRLREGRSGRSERGGRSRSRRRSRSGRNRSGRNRSRRRSRSRRRSRSRRRSPSRGRKRDRNKTYKFDSPPESADEGGRKKDTKSHQSNLTANVKGEEGITPPAAAHENTNSSQKGAPSNEGGSASQVKTDLGASQSYNSSNIESLIKTLGGGSNLVSSLTSTPNSNLLTTLSGSVGGAALLTDASKGGMSVAAPDGKGKAVGEDQGVGSAIVGLGSGVPGLGLNPPQLNMLLNGQLKLDNQALQQLCKGALGINELCLSSLDATAEKTARELYVGNIPQHIEVQEIVKFLNKCLLILYNKDSGSELGEERENAPEEQERERDHPGQSQGQGQNAAQSQSEDICLKACIRGDTHYAFVEFRTLQDTSNCMLLNGINFYGNNLRIGRPKTFPTELTSLIPPATIPPIDNYYLSQGVMGLQAFAVFLQNEEKMKNAHLPMSMIKLQKLCVSNISKSNERGKIRELLEAFGEIKGFECFDGDESTDTYIALVEYETPENAMQAQKILNQNTSYKVQFEYEIVSDPIINKLIKRKYMSSENAFLSQQIPTRAVVLSKIATFDELLDSGEYRDIVEDIRVECQKFGSVIEVVLPVFSRETFDYLRRGGDAVGAVSAVSAVGVEGLPPVGSFPLEVTPHGEVPPEEVLPPEVVLPPEVALPPDGVPPPPAGTPPAGIPPAASAPEEDRTHPNYDLTSIGCAFIYFETIEAATKARKELSGRKFGANIIEANYYSEKKFLLRNFKDVKYNFKKTHSSLFNVNLKMGNLTYSDCSDDA; encoded by the coding sequence ATGGGCGTGCCGGACAAGAAGCAGTACCGCAGCTCGAGCGAAAATCACAGCGAGGAGGGGAGCTCCTCGGACGATGAAAGGGTCAAGAGGAGCAGGCTACTTGAGAGGAGGCGACGGATGGTGGAGAAGGAAAGAGATGACATGATGAGtcggaggagaaggagagacgaagaagaagaaggaagcaTCGACAGTGGGAGGAGAAGACGCAACAGACGAATGGTAAATAACAGCagcgaggaggaggacgacgatgGAGATGACGAAAGTGATGATAgtagaggggggagaagcggcagtGGGTACTCTTCCCGGGTGAACAGAGAACATAGGATGaaacagaaaaggagaaTGAGACCAGGGGAAAGTGAAGAGAGGAGGTGCTCTAGTAGCAGCCGAGGAGGGTGGGGAAGCCCTATGAGGGTCCGACGAAGGAGGGAAAGCCCTGAGATGCCTTCAGCAAGGAGAGACATGAGGAGTAGTGAGCGTAGAATTAAAGGCCCGCCGCATAGGCATGTGGAAATGCGGATGCGGGGTCGGGAGTGGTATGAGAGCCCGGAGAGGAGCTACCCGGAGGAGTGGCACAGGGGGAGGCACGCAGAGAGGCACGTAGAGAGATACACCGATAGGCACGCCGACAGGCACGCTGATAGATATAGGGAAAGACGAATTGAGAGGAGGCGGAGGGAGAGCGATGACAACGAggacgatgatgaggaggaggaggaggaggaggaggaggggcgaaggggaaaaaggcgaGTCAGTGACGGCCGTGGAAGTAGCGGCGGTAGCGAGGTGCACCGAGGGAGGAGGTACAGAAGCCGCAGCAGGAGTGCCCACATGAGACTGAGGGAGGGGCGCAGCGGGCGTAGTgaacggggggggagaagccggtccaggaggagaagcagatcGGGGAGAAACAGATCGGGGAGAAACAGatcgaggaggagaagccgCTCCAGGAGGCGAAGCAGGTCCAGACGGAGAAGCCCGTCGCGGGGGCGAAAGCGGGATAGAAACAAAACGTACAAATTTGACTCTCCACCCGAGTCGGCCGACGAAGgcggaaggaagaaagaCACCAAGAGTCACCAGAGTAACCTCACCGCTAATGTAAAAGGCGAAGAGGGGATAACACCCCCTGCGGCGGCGCATGAGAACACCAACAGCAGTCAGAAGGGCGCACCCAGTAACGAGGGTGGAAGCGCTAGCCAAGTGAAGACCGATTTGGGAGCTAGCCAAAGCTACAACTCCAGCAACATTGAGAGTCTAATTAAGACGTTGGGTGGTGGTAGCAACTTGGTGAGCAGTTTGACGTCCACGCCGAACAGCAACCTGTTGACTACGCTGAGTGGCAGCGTGGGAGGGGCGGCGCTCCTCACCGATGCGTCTAAAGGGGGGATGAGTGTGGCTGCTCCGGATGGGAAGGGCAAGGCGGTGGGAGAGGACCAGGGGGTGGGAAGTGCTATAGTAGGGTTAGGCAGCGGCGTACCGGGGCTGGGTTTGAACCCGCCGCAGCTGAACATGCTTCTGAATGGGCAGCTGAAGCTGGACAACCAGGCCCTCCAACAGCTGTGCAAAGGCGCTCTGGGCATTAACGAGCTGTGCCTGTCCTCCCTGGACGCAACTGCGGAGAAGACAGCGAGGGAGCTCTACGTGGGGAACATCCCGCAGCACATCGAGGTGCAGGAAATCGTGAAGTTCCTCAACAAGTGCCTGCTCATCCTGTACAACAAGGATAGCGGCAGCGAGCTGGGGGAGGAGCGGGAAAACGCGCCGGAGGAGcaggagagggagagggaCCACCCGGGGCAGAGCCAGGGCCAAGGCCAAAACGCTGCGCAGAGCCAAAGCGAAGACATCTGCCTGAAGGCGTGCATCCGGGGAGACACGCACTACGCCTTCGTGGAATTTAGAACCCTGCAGGATACCTCCAACTGCATGCTGCTAAACGGGATCAACTTCTACGGGAACAACCTGCGGATCGGCAGACCCAAGACCTTCCCCACGGAGCTGACGAGCCTCATCCCACCAGCTACCATCCCCCCGATAGACAACTACTACCTCTCCCAGGGAGTCATGGGGCTCCAGGCCTTCGCCgttttccttcaaaatgaggagaagatgaagaatGCCCACCTACCCATGAGCATGATCAAGCTTCAGAAGCTCTGCGTTTCTAACATTTCAAAGAGCAATGAAAGGGGCAAGATAAGAGAGTTATTGGAGGCCTTCGGAGAAATAAAAGGGTTTGAGTGCTTCGATGGAGACGAGTCGACTGACACGTACATTGCATTGGTGGAGTATGAGACCCCAGAAAATGCCATGCAGGCACAGAAGATACTTAACCAAAATACAAGCTACAAGGTTCAGTTTGAATATGAAATTGTGAGTGACCCTATTATTAATAAACTTATAAAGAGGAAGTATATGTCCTCGGAGAATGCCTTCCTCTCTCAGCAGATCCCCACGAGGGCTGTAGTCCTTAGCAAAATTGCAACGTTCGATGAGCTGCTAGACAGCGGTGAGTACAGGGACATCGTCGAGGACATCCGGGTTGAGTGCCAGAAGTTCGGCTCCGTCATCGAGGTGGTGCTCCCGGTTTTCTCGCGCGAAACGTTCGACTacctgcgcagggggggggacgcGGTTGGCGCGGTTAGTGCGGTTAGTGCGGTTGGCGTGGAAGGACTCCCGCCAGTGGGGTCGTTCCCCTTGGAAGTGACGCCCCACGGGGAAGTACCCCCGGAGGAAGTGCTCCCACCTGAGGTAGTACTCCCACCTGAGGTAGCACTCCCACCTGATggagtcccccccccgccTGCTGGCACACCACCTGCTGGCATCCCACCTGCCGCTTCCGCCCCAGAGGAGGACCGCACCCACCCCAACTACGACCTGACGTCCATCGGCTGCGCCTTCATCTACTTCGAAACCATCGAGGCGGCCACCAAGGCGAGGAAGGAGCTCAGCGGCCGCAAGTTCGGCGCCAACATCATCGAGGCCAACTACTACAGCGAGAAGAAGTTCCTCCTCAGGAACTTTAAGGACGTCAAATACAACTTTAAGAAGACGCACTCCTCCCTCTTCAACGTCAATTTGAAGATGGGCAACTTGACCTACTCGGACTGCTCCGACGACGCCTGA
- a CDS encoding hypothetical protein, conserved (encoded by transcript PVX_000620A) yields MEAKLKRKKFLNNLQHNICRNYRLYQHDFYEQFDRFLFNYGVVLLNPFRKNDLFCSQLSFLSYTVRFFSEEAGRGGDEEVERRSEDGEVERNSSDGEASLGGDDEATLGTEDDPAEEALRRVDLEAKRKEIWDTVKSKAEAEGGDAAKRRREAEIKRLREENPLLPYEDLNEYINLLMVRDKDGVNFAEELFFLVSQLLVKSKHSLYVTVLLSILKTLRQIRRKINLLNYLQVLVFLSDVNLSKVKQFLFKSVVEAIVQVHRAPRRGSTGVGRNGAGPSSSQRSAVGPPSSQRSLAGFSSSLRAAPRNAPKLGEQILLLLHEAYVENSQRKRIQRKYAGSVGSDPKGDCPTKGDCPTKGDCPTKRHSPTKRHSPTKRHSPTKRHHLLGVPTTESVNNLACSVLMELIKKNIYVNKRNVNFLCEGIFYKNEKIVKCICLGLLGKLNNKEFVIRMAKEKINANKQVEDLKNISNQTHQKMTKAKIKKLHLKKEKILSSLHRSNNKGSSSTDDDLPDSNQGRRSDHLLSHNSNYLFIDLLFDPHSFANNVFNLICTKYRSSHGTVKLLLLNILCRIHQRNQIVEENLFLYYESLLRNLKSKTILPKYLSTFIQCLHGRTPSLYVQRVVHLLIKKFLLDNLSEEFIYLIINTIIEIIAKCPDCLDEEVFECIIVFRDYKNKNIASLIRRFVNLCKDVNPGVLDRKFLDRKTALLMQRRKLCSEAGRAPDAGSLLRYSYLLEAAGGEQQDEEEEEEENEEEEEIEDGEEEENGEEIEDGEEEEEAEEGEENEEGAEEEEEIEEDSEEEGDKDSEKDCEAESERRSGTEEGQEDAPADRPTAHPLDKQAKKARRRDAKVKEEQRILRANEQILSEKILTDEDFRKLKRMRDYITNNKKVLLTDLQDICNAQYSEEDSGSSADEGTEKIITHEDLLLKRKIKKQELMKVKMKMKKNSQSDNRFKTNKEKEKRKSVMMLAQKLRRKKKNNAAVQYGKIKKKLKGKLAARAKKRGILQKRIAKKLSRRRR; encoded by the coding sequence ATGGAGGCCAaactgaagaggaagaaatttcTGAACAACCTGCAGCACAACATCTGCAGGAACTATCGTCTGTACCAACATGACTTCTACGAGCAGTTCGACAGGTTCCTTTTCAACTACGGCGTGGTGCTGCTGAACCCGTTTAGGAAAAACGATTTATTCTGCAGCCAGCTCTCCTTCCTCAGCTACACGGTTCGCTTCTTCAGCGAGGAGGCGGGGCGCGGCGGAGATGAAGAAGTGGAGAGGCGCAGCGAAGATGGGGAGGTGGAGAGGAACAGCTCAGACGGTGAAGCAAGCCTCGGGGGAGACGATGAAGCAACCCTGGGGACAGAGGACGACCCCGCGGAGGAGGCGCTCCGGCGCGTGGACCTCGAggcgaagaggaaggaaaTCTGGGACACGGTGAAGAGCAAAGCGGAGGCAGAGGGGGGAGACGCAGCCAAGAGGAGGAGAGAAGCGGAGATAAAGAGACTCAGGGAGGAGAACCCCCTGCTCCCCTACGAGGATctaaatgaatatataaatctgCTGATGGTGAGAGATAAGGACGGGGTAAACTTCGCGGAGGAGCTCTTCTTCCTCGTTTCTCAGTTGCTAGTGAAGAGCAAGCACAGCCTGTACGTCACCGTCCTTCtaagcattttaaaaacgttgCGACAGATAAGGAGGAAGATAAACCTGCTGAACTACCTGCAAGTTTTGGTCTTCCTCAGCGATGTGAATCTGAGCAAGGTGAAGCAGTTCCTCTTTAAGAGCGTCGTGGAGGCGATCGTGCAGGTGCACCGGGCGCCCAGAAGGGGCTCCACCGGTGTGGGGCGAAATGGGGCAGGTCCCTCTTCATCACAACGAAGTGCGGTCGGCCCCCCCTCCTCGCAGCGCAGTTTGGCAGGCTTCTCTTCCTCACTGCGCGCCGCGCCGCGGAATGCCCCAAAGCTGGGGGAGCAAatcctgctgctgctgcacGAGGCGTACGTGGAAAACAGCCAGCGGAAGCGCATCCAGAGGAAGTACGCCGGCTCCGTTGGTAGCGATCCCAAGGGGGACTGCCCAACGAAGGGGGACTGCCCAACGAAGGGGGACTGCCCAACGAAGAGGCACTCCCCAACGAAGAGGCACTCCCCAACGAAGAGGCACTCCCCAACGAAGAGGCACCACCTCCTCGGCGTGCCCACCACGGAAAGCGTCAACAACTTGGCATGCAGCGTCCTCATggagttaataaaaaaaaacatctacGTGAATAAGAGGAACGTAAATTTCCTATGCGAGGggatattttataaaaatgaaaaaatcgtAAAGTGCATTTGCTTGGGGCTGCTGGGCAAGCTAAATAACAAAGAGTTTGTAATTCGAAtggcaaaggaaaaaataaatgccaaCAAACAGGTGGaggatttaaaaaacataagcAATCAGACCCACCAGAAGATGACGAAAGCTAAGATAAAGAAGCTGCActtgaagaaggaaaaaattttgagTAGCCTACATAGGAGTAACAACAAAGGCTCCTCCTCCACGGATGATGATCTGCCAGACAGCAATCAGGGGAGACGGAGTGACCATCTCCTCTCCCATAATTCCAACTACCTTTTCATCGATTTGCTGTTCGACCCCCACTCCTTCGCCAACAACGTCTTCAATTTGATATGCACCAAGTATCGCTCCAGCCATGGTACCGTCAAGTTGCTCCTCCTGAACATCCTCTGCAGAATACACCAGCGCAATCAGATCGTCGAGGAGAACCTATTCCTCTACTATGAGAGCCTCCTtcgaaatttaaaaagcaaaacgatATTGCCCAAGTACCTCTCCACGTTTATACAGTGCCTACATGGACGCACCCCCTCACTGTACGTTCAACGAGTGGTCCatttgttaattaaaaagtttttgcTAGACAATTTGTCCGAGGAATTCATCTACCTCATCATCAACACGATCATTGAAATTATTGCCAAGTGCCCCGACTGCCTAGACGAAGAGGTGTTCGAGTGCATCATCGTTTTTAgggattataaaaataaaaatatcgcTTCCCTCATCAGACGGTTTGTTAACCTCTGTAAGGACGTCAACCCGGGGGTGCTCGATAGGAAGTTCCTCGACAGGAAGACGGCCCTCCTCATGCAGCGCCGCAAACTTTGCAGCGAGGCGGGGCGCGCGCCGGACGCGGGCTCGCTCCTCCGGTACTCCTACCTGTTGGAGgcggcggggggggagcagcaagatgaagaagaggaggaggaggaaaacgaggaggaggaagagattGAGGAtggagaggaggaggagaacgGGGAAGAGATTGAGGAtggagaggaggaggaagaagcggaggaaggaGAGGAGAACGAGGAAGgagcggaggaggaggaggagatcGAGGAAGATAGCGAGGAAGAAGGTGATAAAGACAGCGAGAAAGACTGCGAGGCAGAGAGCGAACGACGGAGCGGTACGGAGGAGGGCCAGGAGGACGCCCCCGCAGATAGACCTACCGCCCACCCGCTCGACAAGCAGGCGAAGAAGGCCAGGCGCAGAGACGCCaaggtgaaggaggagcagcgcATCCTGCGAGCCAACGAGCAGATCCTAAGCGAGAAAATCCTGACGGACGAGGACTTTAGAAAACTCAAACGAATGAGGGACTACATCACGAACAACAAGAAGGTGCTCCTGACAGATCTGCAAGACATCTGCAACGCACAGTACAGCGAGGAGGACTCTGGAAGCAGCGCCGACGAAGGCACAGAGAAAATCATCACCCATGAGGACCTACTGCTcaagaggaaaataaaaaaacaagaaCTGATGaaggtgaaaatgaaaatgaaaaaaaacagccaaagtGACAATCGATTTAAAACCaacaaggaaaaggagaaaaggaagtcGGTCATGATGTTGGCGCAGAAgctgaggaggaagaagaagaacaacgcGGCTGTGCAGTACGGCAAGATTAAGAAGAAGCTCAAGGGGAAGCTGGCCGCGCGGGCCAAGAAGAGGGGAATCCTGCAGAAGCGAATTGCCAAGAAGTTGAGCAGGCGCCGCCGCTAG
- a CDS encoding hypothetical protein, conserved (encoded by transcript PVX_000615A): MGHVLLGYTKERERKNELHDKQSVRKKFVSKVGGRPFWLDRINLLPQKEFHCFLCSKLMSFLLQVYAPLDDMPHCFHRCLYLFICLSCGNQVKCFRTQLPRSNPFYGYSLAGGGGDEAESDEEESGGVEGGGDDGEEADNEEEDDDGEEEETGEEPSGEETPSEVATTERSNGATTTGEPNGPAAPLNCNSHPSSARKGNAKGINRDADYLTLLMQKDKNKFDEQMEYLFCCRICGIPCEEKRGRHRECSERRHVIFREKKIYISDEEDCVSSSSESWSSSGGGQGEEQSDGQGEQLNGQGEQLNGQEEQEGEEEQLDGQPDAQPDGQLDGKREGGDLDRSEMNAFEQIQREVLGRRSIDRVFLSYCSKLRRFPRQFIRYSYKGEALLSSSEATNSNQNNVFDESLRVTFCSGRSPKKQLSSPGGGNPNGIVPPQCHICKRKKVFEFQVLSTVINYLEVKKNVMTTEDPLSNLKFTHISVYTCERNCDAYDVNNVQGRQGRADTSRYIQEYASVQAE, encoded by the coding sequence ATGGGGCACGTCCTCCTGGGGTACACGAAAGagagggagaggaaaaacgaaCTGCACGACAAGCAGAGCGTGAGGAAGAAATTCGTTTCGAAAGTTGGAGGGAGGCCCTTTTGGCTGGACCGCATCAACCTGCTACCACAGAAGGAGTTCCACTGCTTCCTATGTAGCAAGCTCATGTCTTTTCTTTTGCAAGTGTATGCACCCCTTGATGACATGCCTCACTGCTTTCACAGATGCCTGtacctttttatttgcctgTCTTGTGGGAACCAAGTGAAGTGCTTCCGCACGCAGCTGCCCAGGAGCAACCCCTTCTACGGGTACAGCCTCGCCGGCGGGGGGGGCGACGAAGCAGAAagtgatgaggaggaaagcGGTGGTGTGGAAGGCGGCGGTGATGATGGTGAGGAAGCGGAcaatgaggaagaagatgatgatggtgaggaggaggagacgGGGGAAGAGCCCTCCGGGGAAGAAACGCCCAGCGAAGTCGCCACAACGGAGCGGTCTAACGGGGCTACCACAACGGGGGAGCCGAACGGACCCGCCGCCCCTCTCAATTGTAACAGCCACCCCTCAAGTGCGCGCAAAGGAAACGCCAAGGGCATAAACAGAGACGCGGATTACCTGACCCTGTTAAtgcaaaaagataaaaacaaattcgaCGAGCAGATGGAATACCTCTTCTGCTGCCGCATCTGCGGAATACCCTGTGAGGAGAAGAGGGGAAGACATAGGGAGTGCTCGGAGAGGAGGCACGTCATATttagggagaaaaaaatttacatcaGCGATGAGGAGGATTGCGTGAGTAGCAGCAGCGAGTCGTGGAGCTCctccgggggggggcagggggaggagcagtCGGATGGGCAGGGGGAGCAGCTTAACGGGCAGGGGGAGCAGCTTAACGGGCAGGAGGAGcaggaaggggaggaagagcagcTTGACGGGCAGCCTGATGCGCAGCCCGATGGGCAGCTTGACGGGAAGCGTGAGGGGGGCGACCTGGACCGGAGCGAAATGAACGCCTTCGAGCAAATACAAAGGGAAGTGCTGGGGAGGCGCAGCATCGACCGCGTGTTCCTCTCCTACTGCAGCAAATTGAGGAGGTTTCCCCGTCAGTTCATCCGCTACTCATACAAAGGAGAGGCACTGCTCTCCTCCAGCGAGGCAACCAACAGCAATCAAAATAATGTATTCGATGAGAGTTTACGTGTGACCTTCTGCAGTGGAAGGAGCCCCAAGAAGCAGCTGTCCTCCCCTGGTGGGGGTAACCCCAATGGGATTGTCCCACCGCAATGTCACAtatgcaaaagaaaaaaagtgtttGAGTTTCAAGTGCTCTCCACagttataaattatttagaGGTGAAAAAGAATGTGATGACCACGGAGGACCCCCTCTCCAATTTGAAGTTCACCCACATTTCTGTGTACACCTGTGAGCGCAACTGCGACGCGTATGACGTGAATAACGTGCAGGGGCGGCAGGGGCGAGCGGACACGAGCAGGTACATTCAGGAATACGCCTCGGTGCAGGCGGAGTGa